One region of Polynucleobacter sp. SHI8 genomic DNA includes:
- a CDS encoding ChbG/HpnK family deacetylase, translated as MKISICADDIGQDPAITEGCLHLFELKRISQISVLSQSPYVAQDAPSIILARSQGLQVGLHFNLTLPFGNPPLNMPLNQLILMSQLRLLSAEKIQQSFDSQLKTFEDIFQFKPDFIDGHQHVHQFPQIREVLITQILQHYSDALPWIRSTLLPSHTTHLPQAFKCHLLNVLGGSTFYQLLKQNKLSCNNGFLGVYGFNAPDVSSYRTLMLHWLSFAQEDTLLMCHPANQMVSNDGIGKQRPIEFNYLKSKQFLDDLSLHQCRVF; from the coding sequence ATGAAAATCTCAATCTGCGCAGATGATATTGGTCAAGATCCTGCTATCACTGAGGGTTGTTTGCATTTATTTGAATTAAAGCGAATCAGCCAAATCAGCGTTTTATCTCAAAGCCCTTATGTTGCACAAGATGCTCCATCCATTATTTTGGCTAGAAGTCAGGGACTTCAAGTCGGTTTGCACTTTAATCTAACCCTACCGTTTGGCAATCCTCCGTTGAACATGCCTCTAAATCAATTGATTTTGATGAGCCAACTTCGATTGTTGTCAGCTGAAAAAATTCAGCAATCTTTTGATTCACAATTAAAAACCTTTGAGGATATTTTTCAGTTTAAACCTGACTTTATTGATGGTCATCAACATGTTCATCAATTTCCACAAATCAGAGAGGTATTAATTACTCAAATACTTCAGCATTACTCAGATGCACTGCCCTGGATAAGGTCCACCTTATTACCAAGTCATACAACTCATTTACCGCAGGCATTTAAATGTCATTTACTCAATGTTTTGGGTGGGTCTACTTTTTACCAGCTTTTGAAGCAAAACAAACTATCTTGTAATAATGGCTTTTTAGGTGTCTATGGCTTTAACGCACCTGATGTGAGCTCGTATAGGACCCTTATGTTGCATTGGTTGTCTTTTGCACAAGAAGATACTCTATTGATGTGCCATCCAGCAAATCAAATGGTGTCTAACGATGGGATTGGTAAACAGCGACCCATTGAATTTAACTATTTAAAATCTAAACAATTTTTAGATGATTTAAGTCTCCATCAATGCCGTGTTTTTTGA
- the def gene encoding peptide deformylase: MAQLEILCYPDPRLHKIAKKVIHFDKQLELKVADMSETMYEAPGIGLAATQVNILENIIVIDISDSRDELQVFINPEVIWASEEKKSWREGCLSVPEYFDEVTRPDRVKVRAQNIKGEFFEVEAEGILSVCIQHEMDHLVGKVFVEYLSPLKRARIKGKMKKRFHP; this comes from the coding sequence ATGGCCCAATTAGAAATCCTTTGTTATCCTGACCCTCGATTACATAAAATCGCTAAAAAAGTCATTCATTTTGACAAGCAACTAGAGTTGAAAGTTGCCGATATGAGCGAAACGATGTACGAAGCTCCTGGAATTGGTTTAGCAGCAACTCAAGTCAATATTCTTGAAAATATTATTGTGATTGATATCTCAGATAGTCGTGATGAATTGCAGGTTTTTATTAATCCCGAAGTTATTTGGGCTAGTGAAGAGAAAAAGAGTTGGCGTGAAGGATGTTTATCTGTACCGGAGTATTTTGACGAAGTGACTCGACCTGATCGAGTCAAGGTACGAGCTCAGAATATAAAAGGGGAGTTCTTTGAGGTTGAAGCAGAGGGTATCTTATCCGTTTGCATTCAACATGAGATGGATCACTTAGTAGGTAAGGTTTTTGTGGAGTACTTATCACCTTTAAAACGAGCAAGAATTAAAGGAAAAATGAAAAAGCGTTTTCATCCATAA